In a genomic window of Canis lupus familiaris isolate Mischka breed German Shepherd chromosome 13, alternate assembly UU_Cfam_GSD_1.0, whole genome shotgun sequence:
- the SGCB gene encoding beta-sarcoglycan produces the protein MAAAAAAAAAEQQSSNGPVKKSMREKAVERRNVNKEHNSNFKAGYIPIDEDRLHKTGLRGRKGNLAICVIILLFILAVINLIITLVIWAVIRIGPNGCDSMEFHESGLLRFKQVSDMGVIHPLYKSTVGGRRNENLVITGNNQPIVFQQGTTKLSVEKNKTSITSDIGMQFFDPRTQNILFSTDYETHEFHLPSGVKSLNVQKASTERITSNATSDLNIKVDGRAIVRGNEGVFIMGKTIEFHMGGNMELKAENSIILNGTVMVSTTRLPSSSSGDQFGAGDWVRYKLCMCADGTLFKVQVTGQNMGCQTSDNPCGNTH, from the exons atggcggcggcggcagcggcggcggcggccgagcaG CAAAGTTCCAATGGTCCTGTAAAGAAGTCCATGCGTGAGAAAGCCGTCGAGAGAAGGAATGTCAATAAGGAGCACAATAGTAATTTCAAAGCTGGATATATTCCAATTGATGAAGATCGCCTCCATAAAACGGGATTGAGAGGAAGAAAGGGCAACCTGGCCATCTGTGTCATTATCCTCTTGTTTATCTTGGCTGTCATCAATTTAATT ataacACTTGTTATCTGGGCTGTGATTCGCATTGGACCAAATGGCTGTGACAGCATGGAGTTTCATGAAAGTGGCCTGCTTCGGTTTAAGCAAGTATCTGACATGGGAGTTATACATCCTCTTTACAAGAGCACGGTGGGAGGAAGGCGAAATGAAAATTTGGTTATCACCGGCAACAACCAGCCT ATTGTCTTTCAGCAAGGGACAACAAAGCTCAGtgtagaaaagaacaaaacttctATTACAAGTGACATTGGTATGCAGTTTTTTGACCCGAGGACTCAGAATATCTTATTCAGCACAGACTATGAAACTCATGAGTTTCATTTGCCAAGTGGAGTGAAAAGTTTGAACGTTCAAAAAGCTTCTACTGAAAGG attacCAGCAATGCTACTAGTGACTTAAATATAAAGGTTGATGGGCGTGCTATTGTGCGTGGAAATGAAGGCGTATTCATTATGGGCAAAACCATTGAATTTCATATGGGTGGTAATATGGAGTTGAAGGCA GAAAACAGCATCATCCTAAATGGAACTGTGATGGTCAGCACAACTCGCCTACCTAGCTCCTCCAGCGGAGACCAGTTTGGTGCCGGTGACTGGGTGCGCTACAAGCTCTGTATGTGTGCAGACGGAACTCTCTTCAAAGTACAAGTAACAGGCCAGAACATGGGCTGCCAGACCTCAGACAACCCCTGTGGAAACACTCACTAG